From the Penicillium oxalicum strain HP7-1 chromosome V, whole genome shotgun sequence genome, one window contains:
- a CDS encoding Cell wall protein TIR3: MKFTQFTLAAALLATVSAQGLDSLPDCSKSCANNAIPASCGLDIKCICGDKSFLSNISCCVADKCSQADQETTLKVAKGICAAGGVTDLPSAISCASSGASATATGTSTGTMTGMSTMTMTGTAMSSTASDMSSAASSASSVASSVSSAASSAASAASSAASSAAASATGNAAILGQTRDSSLIAAAGAAAAFAMLV, encoded by the exons ATGAAGTTCACTCAGTTCACTCTTGCCGCCGCTCTGCTGGCTACTGTCTCTGCCCAGGGTCTGGACTCCCTGCCTGATTGCTCC AAATCCTGCGCCAACAATGCTATCCCTGCCAGCTGTGGCCTCGACATCAAGTGCATCTGTGGTGACAAGTCCTTCCTGAGCAACATTTCCTGCTGTGTTGCGGATAAGTGCTCCCAGGCCGACCAGGAGA CCACCCTCAAGGTTGCCAAGGGTATCTGCGCTGCTGGCGGCGTGACCGACCTCCCTAGCGCCATCTCCTGCGCCTCCTCTGGAGCTTCTGCCACCGCGACTGGCACCTCCACCGGTACTATGACTGGCATGTccaccatgaccatgaccggCACCGCCATGTCTTCCACTGCTTCGGACATGAGCTCCGCTgcttcctccgcctcctcggTCGCCTCGTCTGTGTCCTCGGCCGCTTCTTCTGCCGCTTCGGCCGCCTCCTCCGCTgcctcctccgccgctgCGAGCGCCACCGGCAACGCTGCCATCCTCGGCCAGACCCGTGATAGCTCTCTGATTGCTGCTGCcggtgccgccgctgctTTCGCCATGCTTGTTTAA